TTGATCGACGTTCGAGCGAAGACCGGCGGGTCAGTATTGATAGACGACTGATCGGCACTTTTATTGCTGAAGCAGGCTGATATGGTTGCTGTCGACCGACAAGTTTCTTATTACCAGTGGTTCATGAGAATGGGTTGATGTTGCGCCCGTAACCGACAAACCACAGCCACTGCGCACGTCAACCCTGTTCATAGCGGACAGGGTTTTTTTTAACCTGCATGCAGGGTAGATAGGTCGAAAAAAATGAACTTCCAGCAGTTTCGAACTCTAGCCCAAAATCATTCGGCGGTGCCCGTGTATCGCAAAGTCCTGGCCGATCTGATCACTCCCGTTTCCGCCTATATGCGCTTGGCCAAGCATTATAGCCCCGTTCTACTCCTGGAATCCGTCGAGGGGGGCCTGCGGTTTGCCCGCTATTCTTATATATGCGTCGATCCCCGTACCATTATCTCGCATACTGCAGGGACCACCCGCATTCAGCAGGGAGGGGAGGACCATGAAACTAATGTGCCGTTCACCT
This region of Candidatus Neomarinimicrobiota bacterium genomic DNA includes:
- a CDS encoding anthranilate synthase component I; protein product: MYRKVLADLITPVSAYMRLAKHYSPVLLLESVEGGLRFARYSYICVDPRTIISHTAGTTRIQQGGEDHETNVPFT